One stretch of Vulpes lagopus strain Blue_001 chromosome 12, ASM1834538v1, whole genome shotgun sequence DNA includes these proteins:
- the SETX gene encoding probable helicase senataxin isoform X5 has protein sequence MQDLREYHCGYIHKFRRTSVMRNGKSECFLYIQTQDNLPVNLNEFVKCVVISSLVTTQRKLKAMSLLSGRNQLARAVLNPNPMDFCTKDLLTTTSERIVAYLRDFNEDQKKAIETAYAMVKHSPSVAKICLIHGPPGTGKSKTIVGLLYRLLTENQRKGHSDENSNAKIKQNRVLVCAPSNAAVDELMKKIILEFKEKCKDKKNPLGNCGDINLVRLGPEKSINNEVLKFSLDSQVNHRMKKDLPSHVQEMHRRKEFLDHQLDELSRQRALCRGGREIQRQELDEKIAKVSKERQELASKIKEVQGRPQKTQSIIILESHVICCTLSTSGGLLLESAFRGQGGVPFSCVIVDEAGQSCEVETLTPLIHRCNKLILVGDPKQLPPTVISMKAQEYGYDQSMMARFYKLLEDNVEHNMIGRLPVLQLTVQYRMHPDICLFPSNYVYNRSLKTNRQTETNRCSSDWPFQPYLVFDVGDGSERRDNDSYVNVQEIKLVMEIIKLIKDKRRDVTFRNIGIITHYKAQKTMIQKDLDKEFDRKGPAEVDTVDGFQGRQKDCVIVTCVRANAMQGSIGFLASLQRLNVTITRAKYSLFILGHLRTLMENQHWNHLIQDAQKRGAIIKTCDKNYRHDAAKILKLKPVLQRSLTHPPAIAPEASRPQGGLLSGKLDSEFAKTSFTSSLYHTASDSKESAGTVTTKDPERPPIQDRLRDPRLLRRLGMDPEARGTCLRDPQPLSPQHLGATPPSGEPGFPMSHQDPGGVPQATTRGATPNNHRPHVQGEPPAAGTDVPTSKRKGDWEAGLSHRRESRAFSEGDQESWSPDSKHSRKNLDWDRRGLEKDDSGSKKRKLL, from the exons ATGCAGGATCTCCGTGAATATCATTGCGGTTATATTCATAAGTTTCGCCGCACTTCAGTCA tgCGCAACGGGAAGTCTGAGTGTTTCCTTTACATCCAGACTCAAGATAATTTGCCAGTCAATTTAAATGAATTCGTGAAATGTGTTGTAATCAGTTCTCTGGTAACTACGCAAAGGAAGTTGAAAGCCATGTCTCTGTTGAGTGGACGGAACCAACTGGCCAGAGCTGTTCTTAATCCAAATCCCATGGACTTCTGTACAAAAGATTTACTAACTACAACGTCTGAGAGAATT GTCGCCTACTTAAGAGATTTCAATGAAGACCAAAAGAAAGCAATAGAAACTGCATATGCCATGGTCAAACACTCCCCGTCAGTTGCCAAGATCTGTCTGATTCATGGACCACCAGGAACAGGGAAATCAAAAACTATTGTTGGCCTCCTGTACCGCCTCCTGACAGAG AACCAGAGGAAAGGGCATTCAGATGAAAACTCCAAtgccaaaattaaacaaaaccgTGTCCTTGTGTGTGCACCTTCCAACGCAGCTGTTGATgaacttatgaaaaaaatcatcctcgaatttaaagaaaaatgtaaagacaaGAAGAATCCTTTGG GAAACTGTGGAGATATAAATTTAGTTCGTCTGGGTCCAGAAAAGTCTATTAATAATGAAGTCCTAAAATTCAGTTTGGATAGCCAAGTTAACCACAGAATGA aaaaagactTACCCTCTCATGTTCAGGAGATGCACAGAAGAAAGGAATTTCTAGATCATCAACTTGATGAACTTTCCCGCCAGCGTGCTTTATGCCGAGGTGGAAGGGAAATACAG AGGCAAGAATTAGATGAAAAAATTGCGAAAGTTTCAAAAGAGAGGCAGGAACTAGCTTCCAAAATTAAGGAG GTTCAAGGACGCCCACAAAAAACACAGAGCATCATCATCTTAGAGTCCCATGTTATCTGCTGCACATTGAGCACGAGTGGTGGTTTACTGCTTGAGTCTGCTTTTCGTGGGCAAGGGGGTGTCCCCTTCAGTTGTGTCATTGTCGATGAG GCCGGTCAGTCTTGTGAGGTTGAGACTCTGACTCCGCTCATCCATCGTTGTAACAAGCTCATCCTCGTAGGAGATCCTAAACAGCTCCCTCCCACCGTCATTTCTATG AAAGCACAGGAATATGGCTATGACCAATCAATGATGGCACGCTTCTACAAGCTGCTAGAAGACAATGTGGAGCACAATATGATCGGCAGGCTGCCTGTTTTACAGTTGACTGTTCAGTACAGGATGCATCCAGACATATGTCTCTTCCCCTCTAATTATGTTTATAACAGAAGCTTGAAAACAAATAG ACAGACTGAAACCAATCGGTGTTCATCAGACTGGCCATTTCAACCTTACCTGGTGTTTGATGTTGGAGACGGTTCAGAAAGACGGGATAATGA cTCATATGTAAATGTTCAAGAAATAAAACTGGTAATGGAAATAATTAAACttattaaagacaaaagaagggaTGTTACTTTCCGGAACATTGGCATAATAACCCATTACAAGGCTCAGAAGACGATGATTCAGAAGGATTTGGACAAAGAGTTTGATAGAAAAGG GCCAGCAGAAGTAGATACCGTGGATGGGTTCCAGGGCCGGCAGAAGGATTGTGTTATTGTTACATGTGTCAGAGCAAAtgccatgcagggctcaattgg attTCTGGCAAGTTTGCAGAGACTGAATGTCACCATCACACGAGCCAAGTACAGTCTCTTCATCCTCGGACATTTAAGGACCCTGATG GAAAATCAGCACTGGAATCATCTGATTCAGGATGCACAGAAGCGGGGCGCCATCATCAAGACCTGTGACAAGAACTATAGGCACGATGCGGCGAAGATTCTGAAGCTGAAGCCTGTGCTGCAGAGAAGTCTGACTCACCCTCCTGCCATAGCCCCGGAGGCATCCAGACCCCAGGGTGGCTTGCTCAGCGGCAAGCTAGACAGTGAGTTTGCCAAGACCTCTTTCACGTCTTCCCTGTATCACACGGCATCTGACTCCAAGGAATCTGCTGGGACTGTCACTACAAAGGACCCCGAAAGGCCTCCCATTCAGGACCGACTGCGGGACCCACGACTGCTTCGGAGGTTGGGCATGGACCCCGAGGCCAGAGGGACGTGCCTGCGGGATCCgcagcccctgagcccccagcaTCTTGGAGCAACACCTCCCTCAGGAGAGCCAGGCTTCCCCATGAGTCACCAGGACCCAGGGGGTGTGCCCCAGGCCACCACCCGAGGAGCCACGCCAAACAACCACAGACCTCACGTGCAAGGCGAGCCTCCAGCGGCGGGCACAGATGTTCCCACAAGTAAGAGGAAAGGTGACTGGGAAGCAGGGCTGAGCCACAGAAGAGAGAGCAGGGCCTTCAGTGAAGGGGACCAGGAGAGCTGGAGCCCCGACAGCAAGCACTCGAGGAAGAACCTGGACTGGGACAGGAGAGGGCTGGAGAAGGATGACAGTGGCtctaagaaaagaaagcttttatAG
- the SETX gene encoding probable helicase senataxin isoform X6, giving the protein MCQSKCHAGLNWENQHWNHLIQDAQKRGAIIKTCDKNYRHDAAKILKLKPVLQRSLTHPPAIAPEASRPQGGLLSGKLDSEFAKTSFTSSLYHTASDSKESAGTVTTKDPERPPIQDRLRDPRLLRRLGMDPEARGTCLRDPQPLSPQHLGATPPSGEPGFPMSHQDPGGVPQATTRGATPNNHRPHVQGEPPAAGTDVPTSKRKGDWEAGLSHRRESRAFSEGDQESWSPDSKHSRKNLDWDRRGLEKDDSGSKKRKLL; this is encoded by the exons ATGTGTCAGAGCAAAtgccatgcagggctcaattgg GAAAATCAGCACTGGAATCATCTGATTCAGGATGCACAGAAGCGGGGCGCCATCATCAAGACCTGTGACAAGAACTATAGGCACGATGCGGCGAAGATTCTGAAGCTGAAGCCTGTGCTGCAGAGAAGTCTGACTCACCCTCCTGCCATAGCCCCGGAGGCATCCAGACCCCAGGGTGGCTTGCTCAGCGGCAAGCTAGACAGTGAGTTTGCCAAGACCTCTTTCACGTCTTCCCTGTATCACACGGCATCTGACTCCAAGGAATCTGCTGGGACTGTCACTACAAAGGACCCCGAAAGGCCTCCCATTCAGGACCGACTGCGGGACCCACGACTGCTTCGGAGGTTGGGCATGGACCCCGAGGCCAGAGGGACGTGCCTGCGGGATCCgcagcccctgagcccccagcaTCTTGGAGCAACACCTCCCTCAGGAGAGCCAGGCTTCCCCATGAGTCACCAGGACCCAGGGGGTGTGCCCCAGGCCACCACCCGAGGAGCCACGCCAAACAACCACAGACCTCACGTGCAAGGCGAGCCTCCAGCGGCGGGCACAGATGTTCCCACAAGTAAGAGGAAAGGTGACTGGGAAGCAGGGCTGAGCCACAGAAGAGAGAGCAGGGCCTTCAGTGAAGGGGACCAGGAGAGCTGGAGCCCCGACAGCAAGCACTCGAGGAAGAACCTGGACTGGGACAGGAGAGGGCTGGAGAAGGATGACAGTGGCtctaagaaaagaaagcttttatAG